The nucleotide window GCATCAAGCAGGGGCACGCCATTCATCAGCCCGTGTCGATCATCGATACGGGGGCGACGGTGATGCGCAGCCTCGGGTTGCAAACCCATACGGAATGGGAGAGCCGCTCGGTAGAAGAAATTTTCCAATATGCCTTCATCCCGGCCGAGCCGAATTCGAGCGTACCTCAGTAACACGATGACGTGCCCCGCGACTATCAGCGCGAAGCGTGGTCTCGGCATAGGATGGCTCTCGAGCCTGACGGGAGGTGTGGTGCTATGGTGTGCCGTGGGAGAGGCCGGACCGCCGGCGGCGTACACGACCGAGCATCCGATCACAATCGACGCGACCGTGTTGGATCCTCCGTCCTGGTGGCAGGTCCCCGGCGTTACGCCGTCGATCTACAATTCGGATCCGGAATCGATGGACGCGTACAAGACGACGGACAAGCGGACGCTGGCGCTGAAGCCGGGGAAGTATAAGTTCGTGAGTTTTACGTTTGATTTTCCGTTCTCGGTCAATCTGGAAGGGAAGATCGAGTTCGCGGCATCCCTGGACCAGTGCGTGGGTGGGCGTGGTACGCAAACATTGCTTGTACGCTGTAAACGGACGTATCCGCACGGGGGAGAGCCCGATTACAAGTACTAACGAAGCACCTTTCCGCACCCGTGGGATAGAGGAATCGTCATGGCTCAGACATTAGAATTGCTCTTGGATGCGCTCGAAGACGTGGACGACGCCACGCGCGAGGAAGCGGCGAAGGCCTTGGCGGAGTTGGCCGATCCCAAGGGCTTGGAGGCGCTGATCGGCGCCTGTAGTGACGAATACTGGTCCGTTCGCGCCCACGCCGCTTGCGGGATCGCGAAGCTCGGCGGTCAAAAGGCCGTCGAGGCGCTGGTGACTCTGTTCGACGATCCCATCATGGAAGTGCGCAACCAAGCCGTGGAATCGGCCGCCCGCATGGGAGCCGCCGTGCTGGATCGGATGCTTACGGGGTTGAAGGACGAGCGGTGGCGTGTCCGAGAGCATGCAGCCAAGACGTGCGGTGAAATTCGGGATCCCAGAGCCGTCGACGCCTTGATGGTCGCCTGCCGTGACCGCGACGGAGCCGTGAAGAGTGCCGGAGCGGAGGCTCTGGGAAAGATCGGCGATCCGAAAGCCGTCCCCGCCCTGATCAAGCTGTTCCGCGACACGTCCAAGATCGTCCGAGAGACAGCGGGAACCGCGCTCGTCTATATCGGGCCGCCGTCCGTGGATCCGCTCATCGCATGTTTTGCCGATAAGGATTTTGTCGTCCGCTGTCACGCGGCGCGCGCCTTGGGCGGTATGACGACCGACTACCAAATCGGCAGGACCTGGGTGAGGGAGCCCAAGGTCGTCGAGGCCCTCATCGCTGCCCTCAAGGATGCGGACCGCGCCGTGCGCGAGGATGCGACTATCGCGCTCGGCATGATCGGCGATCCTCGCGCGATCGATGCGCTGATCGAGGCGATGAAGGATGGAGCGGTCAAACGGCATGCGATCGCGTCGCTCGGCATGATCGGCGACCCACGAGCCCTCCCTCCTGTGCTCGATGCGCTGAAAGGAAAGGGGATCCGACAGGACGGCACGCCGACTCCCGGGTGCATCGTCAGCGAGGACGCGTTCATTAAAGAAGCGGCCGCCACGGCATTGGGACAGTTTCGCGATCCCCGGGTCATCCCCGATTTGATCATGTTGCTGAAGGACGGTGTGTTGCGCGAGAAGGCCAGCGCGGCACTGGCCGCGATCGGCGACACCGCCATCGAACCCTTGATCGCCTTCCTATACGACCCGAAGGCGTCCGAGGTCGCGTCGGAGGGCGAACGAGTCCTGTCTTATGCGTCGGTCCGTCTCAGCGCCAAAGATGCGTTGCGGCAACTGGTGATGGAGACGCTGGAGAAGCTCGGGTGGACCTTGCCTCAGGAAGATTCGGCGGTCGATTCCAGCAACGTGGACAATGCGCGGGTCGATCTCCCGCTTGGGGTCGGCGGCAGGTTCGGACCGTCGGGAGATTTTGCCAAAGGCAGCAGCTGAACGCTGCTCCCCGCCACTCCTTCGGCGCAGACATAACGACGCTCACGCCGCGAGATTGCACGGACGTCGCAGGCTTTCGTCCCCTCTGCAATCACGCCGGGTGGGCGTCTTCGGACCTCCGACTATACGAGCCTGATGCTGCTGCCTCACGGCGATGCCGTCTGTGTCGGGCGTCTTCTTTCCGTCCTTCATGTTCGTGATGGTAGCTTGTCCCCTCGTAGGGACCGACCGTTCCTCTCGCATCGACGTGGATCACCGTAACGCCGGGGATCGTTCCCTCGGCGTTGTCGGCGGTCTTGTCGTTCCCGGTCAACGGACTGGGGCCTCGCAGTCCCACAAAGACCTAGAAGACGTATTGGTTGTCCGGAGCGACATCCGTCAGATCCGGAGCCTGGTCGTGGTTCCCCTCGGAGACCAGATCGTCCAAACCGACACTTTACTCAGCGTGTCGATGATCTCAATATTGTTGCCGGCACGACCCGCGCTCCGGAGGTAGCCCCCGATGGCCGCCGTGCTTCAGAGATTGTTCGAACCGTCCGGTCCGGCAGTGGGTCAGGTTGCCATCCAGACGCACTGAAGTCTGTCATTCTCGCGGAAGCGGGAATCCAGTCAAGACCTTCTCTTCAGCAGTTAGTCGTGATCGAGGACTGGATGCCCGCCTTCGCGAGCATGACGCAAGAGGAAACCGACCCACTACCTCCTGCGCGGTTCCGTTGACCCTGCGAAAATGCCTGTGTTAGGCTCACTGATTCGCAAGAGGAACAACAATGGCCGATGCGGTTGCCGAGCAGATCGCGGCGCTCAAAGACGGGGATTGGGCTATTCGCGAGGAAGCCGCCGCGATGCTGGGAACGCTGCGAGATCCGCGCGCCGTGGTGCCGTTGGTGTCGATGTTGCGGGACTCGGATCGCGCGGTGCGCGAGGCGGCGATCGGGGCGTTGACCGCCATCGGGGCGCCTTCAGTGCCGGCTCTCGGGCTCTGTCTTTCGGATCCCCATCTGGCGGTACAGGAAGCCGCGTCTGCCGTGCTGGCTTGCATCGCCGATGAGCGGGTCCTGGCCCCGCTGCTGGCCGCACTCGGTAACAAGGATTGGATCGTCCGGATGCACGCGGCCAAGGCCGTGGGCCGCATGAAGAATCCGGAGGCCATCGATCCGTTGATCCCGCTGCTGCAGGACAAGGTAAAGGCGGTTCGCGAAGAAACGACGGCGGCGCTGGTCGTCATCGGGGATGCGGCCATCCCTTCGCTGCTCGCGGCACTGGGAGACACCGATTGGTTGGTCCGCCTCCATGCGGTGGAAGCGCTGGGGAAGATGAAGTCGCCGGCGGCGGTCGAGCCGTTGTTGTCGGCGCTGTTCAATGATCGCGATGCGGCGGTTCGGGAAGATATCGTACGGGCCCTGGGTCAGATCGGGGACGGCCGCGCGGTCGAATTCCTGATGATGGTCATGAAAGAATCGGGGCTGCGCCTGCTGGCCGTGGAAGCTCTGGGTCAGATCCGAGATCCGCGCGCGGTGCCGGTGTTGATCAAAGTGTTGGAAGGCGCCGATCAGCCAGCAGACTCACGCGTCATCGCCGGCTGCGGAGACAACTGGAACGAGGAAATGGTGACGATGGGGGCTGCGGCGCGGGCGCTCGGCGCTCTGGGGAACGATGCCGCCATTCCCTCGCTGATCAAGGCCTTGCGCCATACGATGACGAGAGCAGAGGCCGCCGGCTCATTGGCATGCTTCGGGGCCAAGGTCATCGCTCCGCTGCTGACGTTCCTGTCGCAGGAGACGGATGACAATCTCCGCTTTCACGTGAACGAAACCTTGACGAAGGTCGGCTGGAGGCCGGGTCGCGTGTAGGACATGGTCAAGTCCGTGCAGGGATGCCCGGAGAAGCGACGCACCGGGCCGCCGAGGGTCGTGGTTTGATATGTCGAAGGAAAGTATTGAAACGCTCGTCGCCGAACTGATCCACGAGGAAGATTGGCGGCGCATGCGGGCGACGGCGGCCTGCTTGGCGGGAGGTCCGAAGGCGGTACAGGCCCTCGTCGAAGCCTTACATTCTGGACCTCCCGCGTTGAAACAGGAGGCAGCGGCGATGTTGGCCCGGATCAAGGACCCGCATGCCGGTGTGGCATTGGTCGGCTTGCTGGAGGACGGAGAGGAAGCCGTGCGAAAGTCGGGCGCCACGGCGCTGGAACAGATGGCCGGCGTGCTCGATACGGAGACCGCGACCGCGTTGGTTGCGCTACTTCCAAAAACCGAGGGAGGAGAAACCAAGCGCCTCGTCACCCATCTGGTTGGAGCGATTCCGACCGCCGTCGTGCCCCTATGCCAGATGATGAAACATTCCGATCCCGAAGCACAGGTGACCGCCGCGTTGATGCTGGATCACTTGCTGGATCCTCGATCCGTCGATGCGTTCATCGATGCAATGGGCCAGCCTGCAGTCCGCGACATTGCGGCCGGCACGCTGAGAAAGCTTGGCGCCATCCGGGAGCGGATCGACGAGACGTTCAATGTATTGCGGAACGTCGAGGGCGCCAGTGAGCGGGAAGAGGCTCGGATGGCGACGGTGGTGGACCTGCTCGGGATCGGCCGCCCGGCGGTGGAGATCCTGATCGAATACCTCGAAGATGAGGATTGGCTGGTACGCGAAGCCGCGGCGGATTTGCTCGGAAAGATCGCGGACGTGCGGGCGGTCGAGCCTCTGATGCGGCGACTCCAGCACGACAAAGATACGGGAGTGAAGGAGCTGGCCATCAAGGCACTCGGGCTCATCGGTGACGCGCGTCCCACAACCCTGTATCTGGAAGCCATTCCGATCAGGCCTCTGCGCGTCTATGCGATGGAGGCGCTCGCGAAAATCAAAGACGTCGAAGTCTTGCGGCCTCACAAGGATCTCTTCGATCGACTGCGGACGGATCGTGACGGCCTGGTGGCGTACAATGCCGGGTTGATCTCCGACAAGCTGGAAGCGCTGACCGCCGCACCTGCCGAAGGCCAGGAAGGACAGAGCCATGACTGAAGGGAACCAGCCGGATCGGATCGAACAATTGATCAGCGCGCTGCGGGACGACAACGAAGCGCTGAGGGACCATGCGATCGCGAGCTTGAGCCAGGTGGGAGAGGAAGCGATCGGTCCGTTGATCGGACTCATGGCCGACGAGGACGTGTTGATTCGGGAGGCCGCCACGACCGCGGTGGTTCGGATCGGGCCAG belongs to Nitrospira sp. and includes:
- a CDS encoding HEAT repeat domain-containing protein, giving the protein MAQTLELLLDALEDVDDATREEAAKALAELADPKGLEALIGACSDEYWSVRAHAACGIAKLGGQKAVEALVTLFDDPIMEVRNQAVESAARMGAAVLDRMLTGLKDERWRVREHAAKTCGEIRDPRAVDALMVACRDRDGAVKSAGAEALGKIGDPKAVPALIKLFRDTSKIVRETAGTALVYIGPPSVDPLIACFADKDFVVRCHAARALGGMTTDYQIGRTWVREPKVVEALIAALKDADRAVREDATIALGMIGDPRAIDALIEAMKDGAVKRHAIASLGMIGDPRALPPVLDALKGKGIRQDGTPTPGCIVSEDAFIKEAAATALGQFRDPRVIPDLIMLLKDGVLREKASAALAAIGDTAIEPLIAFLYDPKASEVASEGERVLSYASVRLSAKDALRQLVMETLEKLGWTLPQEDSAVDSSNVDNARVDLPLGVGGRFGPSGDFAKGSS
- a CDS encoding HEAT repeat domain-containing protein is translated as MADAVAEQIAALKDGDWAIREEAAAMLGTLRDPRAVVPLVSMLRDSDRAVREAAIGALTAIGAPSVPALGLCLSDPHLAVQEAASAVLACIADERVLAPLLAALGNKDWIVRMHAAKAVGRMKNPEAIDPLIPLLQDKVKAVREETTAALVVIGDAAIPSLLAALGDTDWLVRLHAVEALGKMKSPAAVEPLLSALFNDRDAAVREDIVRALGQIGDGRAVEFLMMVMKESGLRLLAVEALGQIRDPRAVPVLIKVLEGADQPADSRVIAGCGDNWNEEMVTMGAAARALGALGNDAAIPSLIKALRHTMTRAEAAGSLACFGAKVIAPLLTFLSQETDDNLRFHVNETLTKVGWRPGRV
- a CDS encoding HEAT repeat domain-containing protein, with translation MSKESIETLVAELIHEEDWRRMRATAACLAGGPKAVQALVEALHSGPPALKQEAAAMLARIKDPHAGVALVGLLEDGEEAVRKSGATALEQMAGVLDTETATALVALLPKTEGGETKRLVTHLVGAIPTAVVPLCQMMKHSDPEAQVTAALMLDHLLDPRSVDAFIDAMGQPAVRDIAAGTLRKLGAIRERIDETFNVLRNVEGASEREEARMATVVDLLGIGRPAVEILIEYLEDEDWLVREAAADLLGKIADVRAVEPLMRRLQHDKDTGVKELAIKALGLIGDARPTTLYLEAIPIRPLRVYAMEALAKIKDVEVLRPHKDLFDRLRTDRDGLVAYNAGLISDKLEALTAAPAEGQEGQSHD